Sequence from the Nitrospirota bacterium genome:
CACACGCGCCTTTGGTTGAACGCCGGCCCGTTGGGGGAGAGAGGCGCAACCGTCGGGATGCCCGACATCCATCTCCAGAACATCGGCAAAGAGACCAACGGGGCCAAGCCGGCCGAGCTGGCCTCGGCCATCTCGGCGGCTTTGTTCAACGCCATCAAGCGCGCCGTGACCGGCTAGCCACCGAACCTTCCTCGGAGACCCTGTTCAACGGCCGGTTATTCCTGGCGGGCCTGGCGGGACCGGGACCAGACCATGCCGGTCTGTTCCTTGGCGGTGAAGCCCAGCTTTTCGTAGAAGGCCTGCTTGTCGCGGGTGCAGAGCCAGAACAGCTCCACGCGCTTCAGGTCGGGATGCTGCAGAATGCGCTGCATGATCTGGGTGCCGATGTCCTGGCCCTGATAATCCTGGTCCACGATCACATCCCAGATCGACGCGCGGTAGACATAGTCGGTGAGCACACGGCCGAAGCCGACCAGTTTGGAACCGTCCCAGACCGAGAGGACCAGGTCCGAATGCGCCAGCATGTCCCGCGCATCGTCCGCCGTCCGCCCGGCCGCCCAAGGAGCCTGGGCATAGAGCCGCACCAACTGCGCCGGATCGAAGTCCTTTCGCTCCGAGAAGGTCAACATGGGCTTGAGCCAGAGGGCTCCCTTGTATTACAGTAGGGCCCTTCGCGTCCACCGTCGTTGAGGGTGAAGATGGCCCAACTCGTCAAAGCTTGTCCCCGATGCAGCCTGCTCATGTGGGTCCAAGAAGGCCGGATCGAGTACCTGGACGAAAATACCGTGCGCACCACCTGCCCCCATTGCAAACAACTGGTCCGGGTCACGCTCGTGTCGCGGGGGGCCAATGCAGCCGGCCCCAAGATGGGCCACTAATTTCAGGTTTTCAGTTCACAGTTGTCAGTGATCAGTGATTGACCAGTCGGCCAGAAGCAATAGTCGCCACGACGCTAATGCTCTCCGAAGGCTTCCTGACTGAGAACTGAACACTGTAAACTGTCCACTCACAACAGCCCCTTCCCCGCGCCTTCCAATTCGGGCTGGTTCCCCGGCATGATTTTATAGAGCGCCTGGCGGTAGTCGCCGAAGCGTTTTTCCTCGGCCGCCGCAACCTGGATTTCCTTGTCCCGCTGCATCCGCTCCAGATGGTCCAAGACCGCGAGCAACGGTTGGACCGCCGCCAGCACCTTGCCCGCTTCGAATGCCTCCAGTGACTCGATGAACAGATCCGTCAGTTTGCGAAACGGCGTCGGCGTGCTCTGCGCTCGAAAACGGTAGACGGTCTGCTCGTACGCCTCGATCGCCTCCGGAGTCGGCTTGACCCCGCCGGGAATCATCGAGAGATGCACCACCGTCGGCAACTTGGCGCAGTAGGCCTTCAGCGCCGACACCAGACTGCCGAAAATTTCAAGCACCTCGCCGGTGGTCATGCCGGTTGTCATGATGGAGCCTTTCGAGTGGCTGAGAAATACTCTGCTGTGGCCAAGGTGTCAAGCAGCTCGTGCGAGGCCGTTTATTTCCGGGAGGCAACGGCTCGAAGCGCCTCAAAGACCGCTTCGAAATCCGCCGGTGCCGGAGCTGAGAATTCCCGATACTCGCCGCTGAGGGGATGCGTAAATCCCAGCGTTCGCGCATGGAGCATCACGCGAGGAATCATGACGCCTTCCAGCGTCTTCACCTTGCTGCCGCCATAGGTGGGGTCGCCCAGCACCGGATGCCCGAGCGCCGTGAGATGCACCCGGATTTGATGGGTACGGCCGGTGCGCGGACGCAACTCCACGCGGGTCGCCAGCTTGCCGAGCCGGGACAGTACCTTGTAGCCGGTGGCGGAGGCTTTCGGGTTGCTGGTGCGGGCGGAAAACTTCTTCCGCTCCTTCGTGTCCCGTCCGATCGCCAGCTCGATCACGCCTTCCTGTTTCTTGATCGCGCCCCAGGCCAGGGCTTCATAGGCCCGCGTGATGCTGTGGTGCTTGAACTGCCCGGCCAGCGACCGATGCGCCTGGTCGGTCTTGGCCACCACCATCACGCCGGAGGTCTCCTTGTCCAGCCGGTGAACCAAGCCCGGCCGCTCCTTGCCGCCGATGGTCGAGAGCGATCCGCCCGGCCGCTCAAAATGATGGAGCAGCGCATTGACCAGGGTGCCCGACCAATGGCCGGGAGCCGGATGCACCACCAGCCCGACCGGTTTGTTCAAGACGACCAGGGCATCGTCTTCGTGAAGGATGTCCAGCGGGATCGGCTCACCGTGCAACGTCAGCGGCTCGGCCTTGGGCGTGTCCATCGTGATCCGGTCGCCCGGCTTGATCTTCAAGCTCGGTTTGGCCGGGAGGCCGTTCACCAGGATCCTTCCCTTTTCAATGAACCGCTGGATGGCCGATCGGGAAAGGTCCGGCTGCCGGTGGGTCAGAAACACATCCAGGCGTTTGGGGGTTTCGCCGGCCGTGATAATCAGTTCGGTGTGCATCGGCCAAGACTACTCAATCGGCCTGCCGATCCGCAAGACGGGTGCAATGAGCCAGCGAGCTGGCCGGGGCATAACGAGTCGAGGGCCTTGCGCGCCGGGGAGGACAGGCCGTAGGATATACGCATATCGTCCGGAACCTTTCGCCATCCGTCCCCACGGGGTCACGACAAGCCGTTTCGTGCGTTGCGAGCGGCGCTGTTCCAATACCTTCGCTGTGAGGCGGGGTCGATGCTTCCACGTTTCTTGCAACTACCCGGGGTGCCCCTCGCGACGTCGGGCAGCATAGCCGGACTGCTCCTGGCGGGATTCCTCTGGGATCTCACGACTCCGCTGGGGTACGTGCCCTGGCTGCTCTACCTGCCGGCCCTGTTGCTCACGCTGGCCCTGCCGGCCCGCTGGGCCGCGCCGGCACTGGCGGGCCTCTGCACCCTTCTGATTCTGTTGGGACACGTCAACTCGCCCTTAAAGGGAGGAGGCAACGCTCAGGCGGCGATCTTCAATCGCACGCTGGGCATCGCCATGCTCTGGCTCATGGCGGGCAGTTGTCTCCTCTACAAACGGGCCGAGGACAGACTGCGGGAGAAGGACGCGCGCTTCCGCGTGATTTTCGAGCAGGCCGCTGTCGGAGTCGCGCAGATTGATACCGCCACCGGGCGTTTCGTCCAGGTCAATCAACGCTACTGCGAGATTGTCGGCTTGAGCGCGGAGCAGATGACCGCGTCCACCTTTATGGACCTCACGCACGCCGCAGACTTGCAAGAGGATCTGGACAACATGGCGCGGCTGGTGGCGGGAGACATCCATACCTTCACCATGGACAAACGCTACGTGCGTCCGGACGGTTCGATCGTCTGGGTC
This genomic interval carries:
- a CDS encoding RluA family pseudouridine synthase; the encoded protein is MHTELIITAGETPKRLDVFLTHRQPDLSRSAIQRFIEKGRILVNGLPAKPSLKIKPGDRITMDTPKAEPLTLHGEPIPLDILHEDDALVVLNKPVGLVVHPAPGHWSGTLVNALLHHFERPGGSLSTIGGKERPGLVHRLDKETSGVMVVAKTDQAHRSLAGQFKHHSITRAYEALAWGAIKKQEGVIELAIGRDTKERKKFSARTSNPKASATGYKVLSRLGKLATRVELRPRTGRTHQIRVHLTALGHPVLGDPTYGGSKVKTLEGVMIPRVMLHARTLGFTHPLSGEYREFSAPAPADFEAVFEALRAVASRK
- a CDS encoding N-acetyltransferase; this encodes MLTFSERKDFDPAQLVRLYAQAPWAAGRTADDARDMLAHSDLVLSVWDGSKLVGFGRVLTDYVYRASIWDVIVDQDYQGQDIGTQIMQRILQHPDLKRVELFWLCTRDKQAFYEKLGFTAKEQTGMVWSRSRQARQE